Proteins from a genomic interval of Papaver somniferum cultivar HN1 chromosome 4, ASM357369v1, whole genome shotgun sequence:
- the LOC113273672 gene encoding uncharacterized protein LOC113273672 isoform X1: MEMCEGRSIYLEHTSEISPKACDLDLKKREQAATHQPFPGQAEFLCPQPRRAVRTPYTVDSLEILCCTPRGESPTPKKDPSLDILSLFFSKVISTWGVQNEIDVYPECRVWDAGYFSRELKVEKNNGHVLDINEVHLVLSLDFLDCCKCVHVCTPV; encoded by the exons atggagatgTGCGAAGGGAGGTCGATTTACTTAGAGCATACTTCAGAGATAAGTCCTAAAGCTTGTGATTTGGACTTGAAAAAAAGAGAACAGGCAGCGACACACCAACCATTTCCAGGTCAAGCGGAATTTCTTTGTCCTCAACCTCGTCGTGCTGTTAGGACTCCTTACACTGTTGATAGCCTTGAAATACTGTGCTGCACTCCTAGAGG TGAGTCCCCTACTCCCAAAAAAGATCCCAGTCTTGACATCTTAAGTTTATTTTTTAGCAAG GTTATAAGCACCTGGGGTGTTCAAAACGAAATTGACGTATACCCGGAATGCAGAGTATGGGATGCAGG GTACTTTTCGAGGGAGCTTAAGGTGGAGAAGAACAATGGACATGTTTTGGATATTAATGAGGTGCACCTTGTCTTGTCTCTGGATTTTCTGGATTGTTGTaaatgtgtacatgtttgtacaccagtgtaa
- the LOC113273672 gene encoding uncharacterized protein LOC113273672 isoform X2 — MEMCEGRSIYLEHTSEISPKACDLDLKKREQAATHQPFPGQAEFLCPQPRRAVRTPYTVDSLEILCCTPRGESPTPKKDPSLDILSLFFSKVISTWGVQNEIDVYPECRVWDAGYVHQVLFEGA; from the exons atggagatgTGCGAAGGGAGGTCGATTTACTTAGAGCATACTTCAGAGATAAGTCCTAAAGCTTGTGATTTGGACTTGAAAAAAAGAGAACAGGCAGCGACACACCAACCATTTCCAGGTCAAGCGGAATTTCTTTGTCCTCAACCTCGTCGTGCTGTTAGGACTCCTTACACTGTTGATAGCCTTGAAATACTGTGCTGCACTCCTAGAGG TGAGTCCCCTACTCCCAAAAAAGATCCCAGTCTTGACATCTTAAGTTTATTTTTTAGCAAG GTTATAAGCACCTGGGGTGTTCAAAACGAAATTGACGTATACCCGGAATGCAGAGTATGGGATGCAGGGTATGTTCACCAA GTACTTTTCGAGGGAGCTTAA
- the LOC113272261 gene encoding uncharacterized protein LOC113272261: MSSLVQPKPGSAPTGYPGSKIQTRNRRPVRVNYPLKKQFASVNSLQLNNNNISRVASCNSWYPSTHSTFNSFHALREQSHQARPFINGASSSYYGSYHADEYRNSDAIGNILIPVFGIGGVLIMFVWGSERIPYSGRIHLNFLPRDLERKYGEFSFNYVKKTLKGKILPQTHWKNVRVRVIANDIIEALRRGLGDDKRVQDSSGEAKKGSKVATYLLEGLDWETLVGDEPIVNAY; the protein is encoded by the coding sequence ATGAGTAGTTTAGTACAGCCAAAACCAGGCAGTGCTCCAACTGGTTATCCCGGTTCAAAGATTCAAACTCGAAACAGACGCCCAGTTCGTGTTAATTATCCATTGAAGAAACAATTTGCTTCTGTTAATTCATTgcaattaaataataataatatctcaAGGGTAGCTTCTTGCAATTCTTGGTATCCATCAACTCATTCAACGTTTAATTCTTTTCACGCACTTAGAGAACAAAGTCATCAAGCGCGTCCTTTTATTAACGGTGCAAGTAGCTCTTATTATGGATCGTATCATGCAGATGAATATCGAAATTCCGATGCTATAGGAAACATATTAATTCCAGTTTTTGGTATCGGTGGAGTGTTGATTATGTTTGTATGGGGTTCAGAAAGAATTCCTTATTCGGGAAGAATCCATTTAAATTTTTTACCAAGAGATTTAGAGAGAAAATACGGAGAATTCTCTTTTAATTATGTAAAGAAAACTCTTAAAGGGAAAATTCTTCCGCAAACACATTGGAAAAATGTTAGGGTTAGAGTAATAGCCAATGATATAATCGAAGCTTTAAGGAGGGGGTTAGGAGATGACAAAAGGGTTCAAGACAGTAGTGGTGAAGCAAAGAAAGGTTCTAAAGTTGCTACTTATCTTTTGGAAGGACTAGATTGGGAGACTTTGGTTGGTGATGAAccaattgttaatgcatattag
- the LOC113272262 gene encoding uncharacterized protein LOC113272262, producing the protein MYMSKTFDRLEWSFLLKVLNYFGFSDDFCNLVHQCISTSTLSVLLNGSPCDEYQPTRGIRQGDPLSPYLFILSMEFLSRHLIADQQNKTIQVHFNKHTKPEVVECLTNILGVKAMNSKEKYLGSPLLLGHSKQEAFKSIQENFEQRLSTYNSISLTQAGRSTMTKHVLNAVPTYQMGTFKLPNQLINKLIAIEKHFFGDINQTRVLIL; encoded by the exons ATGTACATGTCAAAAACATTTGACAGATTAGAGTGGAGCTTCCTTCTCAAGGTACTAAATTATTTTGGATTCAGTGATGACTTCTGTAACTTAGTTCATCAGTGTATAAGTACTTCTACCCTATCAGTTCTTCTTAATGGATCCCCTTGTGATGAATATCAACCTACAAGAGGtataagacaaggtgatccactTTCACCTTATCTCTTTATTCTTTCTATGGAGTTTCTCTCAAGGCATCTTATTGCTGATCAACAAAACAAAACTATTCAAG TGCATTTCAACAAGCACACTAAACCAGAAGTTGTTGAATGTCTTACCAACATACTTGGAGTTAAAGCTATGAATTCAAAAGAAAAGTACCTGGGGTCACCTCTGCTACTAGGGCACTCCAAACAAGAAGCTTTCAAATCAATACAAGAAAACTTTGAGCAAAGATTATCCACTTATAACTCAATTTCTCTCACACAGGCCGGAAGATCAACGATGACTAAACATGTTTTAAATGCAGTTCCTACTTATCAGATGGGCACTTTCAAGCTCCCTAATCAACTGATCAACAAGCTTATTGCCATTGAAAAACACTTTTTTGGGGACATAAATCAAACAAGGGTTCTAATCCTCTAG